In Capillimicrobium parvum, a genomic segment contains:
- a CDS encoding nuclear transport factor 2 family protein, whose amino-acid sequence MDPIDKLLAIEEIKQLKAQYFWTIDGKDWEGVAQLFTDDAVFDMTAEMALHAARGTPTPQQTVVVGGPAIAAFIEAAVRDPITVHHGSMPVIDIVDSDHATGRWLLFDFLAFGDREVRAYGWYEEEYRRVDGRWRISRLDLRRYRMDFSEPGPPGSVSLPA is encoded by the coding sequence GTGGACCCCATCGACAAGCTCCTCGCCATCGAGGAGATCAAGCAGCTCAAGGCCCAGTACTTCTGGACGATCGACGGCAAGGACTGGGAGGGCGTCGCGCAGCTCTTCACCGATGACGCGGTCTTCGACATGACCGCCGAGATGGCGCTGCACGCCGCGCGGGGCACACCGACACCGCAGCAGACCGTCGTGGTGGGCGGTCCGGCCATCGCCGCGTTCATCGAGGCCGCGGTCCGCGACCCGATCACCGTCCACCACGGTTCGATGCCGGTGATCGACATCGTCGACAGCGATCATGCGACGGGCCGCTGGCTGCTCTTCGACTTCCTCGCCTTCGGCGACCGAGAGGTACGGGCCTACGGCTGGTACGAGGAGGAGTACCGGCGCGTCGACGGTCGCTGGCGCATCAGCCGGCTCGACCTGCGCCGGTACCGGATGGACTTCAGCGAGCCGGGGCCGCCCGGCAGCGTCAGCCTGCCGGCCTGA
- a CDS encoding AMP-binding protein has product MLKPLLARPLPGHVQREHRAGGYTDDALPAFVLARAADRWPAYEAVVDLTSGEPAAVITYADLASEVERLAGFLRAAGVGPNDVVLSQMPNRREALVLSWAAFHLGCVLAPVVDIYREHELTAIVPMVTPEAVIAVAEHRDERCAEALDAVLAACGAQPRARVVVGGEAAGWTPWEQATAGPAGAAPHPGDPDAPVLVLFTSGTTSAPKGVVHSARTLMAESRQLALAYGITWRDRVHDPYPLAHIAGLEYATTISALTGSTVLLSRMTGQRRAAREVVEHGATYAAGPTGMVPLLVEEFRAAGVERAPLHTFVCGGTTVPRVLIEQAEAVGIGAMRVYGLTEQPSVTAPSAGDSARDRYETDGPIAPGAECEAVDPATREPLAPGVEGELRVRGPERMLGYLDEAQTRAQIDEEGWFYTGDLGVVDERGCVTITGRIKDIINRGGEKFSARDIEDVLVAHPAVAEAAVVAAPDERYGEVPAAFIVAAEPGAALTGDELAAFLAERGLARQKTPDQWHLVASLPMTSFGKVKKFELQDRLRDSASAAGTWT; this is encoded by the coding sequence ATGTTGAAGCCGCTCTTGGCGCGGCCGCTGCCGGGCCACGTGCAACGAGAGCACCGGGCCGGGGGATACACCGACGACGCGCTCCCGGCATTCGTCCTCGCGCGCGCGGCCGACCGGTGGCCCGCCTACGAAGCCGTGGTCGACCTCACCTCGGGGGAGCCGGCTGCGGTCATCACGTACGCGGACCTCGCATCGGAGGTCGAGCGGTTGGCCGGCTTCCTGCGTGCCGCGGGCGTCGGGCCGAACGACGTGGTGCTCAGCCAGATGCCGAACCGCCGCGAGGCGCTCGTGCTCTCCTGGGCCGCGTTCCACCTCGGCTGTGTGCTCGCGCCCGTCGTCGACATCTACCGCGAGCACGAACTGACGGCGATCGTGCCCATGGTCACCCCCGAGGCGGTCATCGCGGTCGCCGAGCACCGGGACGAGCGCTGTGCCGAGGCGCTCGACGCCGTGCTCGCCGCCTGCGGCGCGCAGCCGCGCGCGCGGGTCGTCGTCGGGGGCGAGGCCGCGGGGTGGACGCCGTGGGAGCAGGCGACCGCGGGCCCGGCCGGTGCTGCGCCGCATCCCGGCGATCCGGACGCGCCGGTCCTCGTGCTGTTCACCTCGGGAACGACCTCGGCGCCGAAGGGCGTCGTGCACAGCGCGCGCACGCTGATGGCCGAGTCGCGCCAGCTCGCGCTGGCCTACGGCATCACCTGGCGCGACCGCGTCCACGACCCGTATCCGCTCGCGCACATCGCCGGCCTCGAGTACGCCACCACCATCTCGGCGCTGACCGGGAGCACGGTGCTGCTCTCGCGGATGACCGGCCAGCGCCGCGCCGCGCGGGAGGTCGTCGAGCACGGCGCGACGTACGCCGCCGGCCCGACCGGCATGGTCCCGCTGCTCGTCGAGGAGTTCCGAGCGGCGGGGGTCGAGCGCGCGCCGCTGCACACGTTCGTCTGCGGCGGCACGACCGTGCCGCGGGTCCTGATCGAGCAGGCCGAGGCGGTCGGGATCGGCGCCATGCGGGTCTACGGCCTCACCGAGCAGCCCTCGGTCACGGCTCCGAGCGCCGGCGACTCGGCCCGCGACCGCTACGAGACCGACGGCCCGATCGCGCCGGGCGCCGAGTGCGAGGCGGTCGACCCCGCGACGCGCGAGCCGCTCGCCCCCGGGGTGGAGGGCGAGCTGCGGGTGCGGGGGCCGGAGCGCATGCTCGGCTATCTCGACGAGGCCCAGACACGAGCCCAGATCGACGAGGAGGGGTGGTTCTACACGGGCGACCTCGGCGTCGTGGACGAGCGCGGCTGTGTGACGATCACCGGGCGGATCAAGGACATCATCAACCGCGGCGGCGAGAAGTTCTCGGCACGCGACATCGAGGACGTCCTCGTGGCCCACCCGGCGGTGGCCGAAGCGGCGGTCGTCGCCGCACCCGACGAACGGTACGGCGAGGTGCCCGCCGCGTTCATCGTCGCCGCCGAGCCCGGCGCGGCCCTCACGGGCGACGAGCTGGCGGCGTTTCTGGCCGAGCGCGGCCTCGCGCGCCAGAAGACGCCGGACCAGTGGCACCTCGTCGCGAGCCTGCCGATGACGTCGTTCGGAAAGGTCAAGAAGTTCGAGCTCCAGGATCGGCTGCGCGACTCGGCGAGCGCGGCGGGAACGTGGACCTGA
- a CDS encoding SDR family NAD(P)-dependent oxidoreductase → MDLRLAGAAVLVTGGTKGIGRSIARTYAEEGARVAVTYARDEAAAAVTAASLHERSPESYAVQMDLGERASITAAVATVAERFGAIDVLVANAVRWPAGVGRFADVDAGVWEDALRTNLEGTAATVRSAWPLLAASERGGRIVLIGSGVTRHGAVATSAYATAKSALEGLASALKWEGGESGILVNVVAPGLTVTEGNLERFPDEGRDRFRAATPSGRLSVADDVAPAVAFLGSPANTNITGAYLPVAGGRD, encoded by the coding sequence GTGGACCTGAGGCTGGCCGGCGCGGCGGTGCTCGTCACCGGCGGCACGAAGGGCATCGGCCGCTCGATCGCCCGGACCTACGCCGAGGAGGGGGCCCGGGTCGCGGTCACGTACGCGCGCGACGAAGCCGCGGCGGCCGTCACGGCCGCCTCGCTGCATGAACGCTCGCCGGAGTCCTACGCGGTGCAGATGGACCTCGGCGAGCGTGCGTCGATCACCGCGGCCGTGGCGACCGTCGCCGAGCGCTTCGGCGCGATCGACGTCCTGGTCGCCAACGCCGTGCGGTGGCCGGCCGGCGTGGGTCGCTTCGCCGACGTGGACGCGGGAGTGTGGGAGGACGCGCTGCGCACGAACCTCGAGGGCACGGCCGCGACGGTGCGATCGGCATGGCCGCTGCTGGCGGCGTCCGAGCGAGGCGGACGGATCGTGCTGATCGGAAGCGGTGTGACGCGCCACGGGGCGGTCGCGACGAGCGCCTACGCAACGGCGAAGTCGGCGCTCGAGGGCCTCGCCTCCGCGCTGAAGTGGGAGGGCGGCGAGTCCGGGATCCTCGTCAACGTCGTGGCCCCCGGCCTGACCGTGACCGAGGGGAACCTGGAGCGCTTCCCCGACGAGGGCCGCGACCGGTTCCGCGCCGCGACGCCCAGCGGGCGGCTCTCGGTGGCCGACGACGTCGCTCCGGCCGTGGCGTTCCTCGGCAGCCCGGCCAACACGAACATCACCGGCGCCTACCTCCCCGTCGCCGGCGGGCGCGACTAG
- a CDS encoding DMT family transporter yields the protein MGEPRSSSESGHGPLLGLIVLWALATGSSFVFLHGAQRGLGYMVVLDLALWVAALSLGVARLALGDRSPPLPRRAFGRQVVLVLVTTCAAYTLISWAQSRSSATTTLIVVATVPLFGAVLARLTPPHEAVSRMGAAGLLVGLAGVAIVAGGPGDATAAGLIAVVLATVCFAGGFVVGKRLCEEAGGQSSLGLAFRHVWLAAAVLTPPAVVQAAATTQDVTAVNLLYVLGLGVIGFGYVYFMYYLVLRRTTVAHASLVSYLQPVVGILLAWMLLDEGIRGAQFAGIALILVSVAIVDAVRRRESMAAAPPPSPAGR from the coding sequence ATGGGTGAGCCACGTTCCTCCTCGGAATCCGGTCACGGGCCGCTCCTCGGGCTGATCGTCCTCTGGGCCCTCGCGACCGGTTCGTCGTTCGTGTTCCTCCACGGCGCCCAGCGCGGGCTGGGCTACATGGTCGTGCTGGACCTGGCGTTGTGGGTCGCCGCGCTCAGCCTCGGCGTGGCACGGCTGGCGCTCGGCGATCGCAGCCCCCCGCTGCCGCGCCGTGCCTTCGGCCGGCAGGTCGTCCTGGTGCTGGTCACCACCTGCGCGGCGTACACGCTGATCTCCTGGGCGCAGTCGCGCAGCTCGGCGACGACCACCCTCATCGTGGTCGCCACCGTGCCGCTGTTCGGTGCGGTGCTCGCCCGGCTCACCCCGCCCCACGAGGCGGTCTCGCGCATGGGCGCAGCCGGGCTTCTCGTCGGTCTGGCCGGCGTGGCCATCGTCGCGGGCGGTCCCGGGGACGCGACGGCGGCCGGGCTGATCGCGGTCGTGCTCGCCACCGTCTGCTTCGCCGGCGGCTTCGTGGTCGGCAAGCGCCTGTGCGAGGAGGCCGGCGGCCAGAGCAGCCTCGGGTTGGCCTTCCGTCACGTGTGGCTGGCGGCGGCCGTGCTGACGCCGCCCGCGGTGGTCCAGGCGGCGGCGACGACGCAGGACGTCACGGCGGTGAACCTGCTCTACGTCCTCGGCCTCGGCGTCATCGGCTTCGGCTACGTCTACTTCATGTACTACCTCGTGCTGCGCCGGACCACGGTCGCGCACGCATCGCTCGTGAGCTACCTGCAGCCGGTGGTCGGGATCCTGCTCGCGTGGATGCTGCTCGACGAGGGCATCCGCGGCGCTCAGTTCGCGGGGATCGCACTGATCCTGGTGAGCGTCGCGATCGTCGACGCGGTCCGGCGCCGAGAGTCGATGGCCGCCGCGCCGCCGCCGTCGCCCGCCGGCCGGTGA
- a CDS encoding alcohol dehydrogenase catalytic domain-containing protein gives MRAVTFHAAGDVRVVDKPEPELRDPGEALIRIRATGICGSDLHIYHGRIEIEPGFTIGHEYVAEVVEAGAAVRSVAVGDRVVGGFQTACGTCWLCHRGLFHKCDRSRTFGHGALLGSLDGTQADLAVVPDANLTLRRVPDGLSDDVALFAGDVMATGYHAATAVVPGDSVVVLGLGPVGLCAVQAALVAGAAQVIAVDTVASRLETARSFGAIPVHLTEQSPRDEVKRLTERRGAQLVVEAVGSPQALDLAVRLAAKCGTVNLIGVHAAPAEVHLGLAWIKSLTIAAGHANVLGHIDAVLGLLSTGRLDPRPLVTHHMALDQAAEAYALYDRREALKIVLTP, from the coding sequence ATGCGTGCCGTCACCTTCCACGCCGCGGGCGACGTCCGCGTGGTCGACAAGCCCGAGCCCGAGCTGCGCGATCCCGGCGAGGCGCTGATCCGCATCCGCGCGACCGGCATCTGCGGCAGCGACCTGCACATCTACCACGGGCGCATCGAGATCGAGCCGGGCTTCACCATCGGCCACGAGTACGTCGCCGAGGTCGTGGAGGCGGGCGCCGCCGTGCGCAGCGTCGCCGTGGGCGACCGGGTCGTCGGCGGCTTCCAGACCGCGTGCGGCACCTGCTGGCTCTGCCACCGCGGCCTGTTTCACAAGTGCGACCGCTCGCGCACGTTCGGTCACGGCGCGCTGCTCGGGTCGCTCGACGGCACGCAGGCCGACCTCGCCGTGGTGCCCGACGCGAACCTCACACTGCGCCGCGTCCCCGACGGCCTGTCCGACGACGTCGCGCTGTTCGCCGGCGACGTGATGGCGACCGGCTACCACGCCGCGACCGCGGTCGTGCCCGGCGACAGCGTCGTGGTCCTCGGCCTCGGGCCGGTCGGCTTGTGTGCGGTGCAGGCGGCGCTCGTGGCGGGCGCCGCGCAGGTCATCGCGGTCGACACGGTCGCGTCCCGCCTGGAGACGGCGCGCTCCTTCGGCGCGATCCCCGTGCACCTCACCGAGCAGTCGCCGCGCGACGAGGTCAAGCGGCTGACCGAGCGCCGCGGGGCGCAGCTCGTCGTCGAGGCGGTCGGCAGCCCGCAGGCGCTCGACCTCGCGGTGCGGCTCGCGGCCAAGTGCGGCACCGTGAACCTCATCGGCGTGCACGCCGCGCCCGCGGAGGTCCATCTGGGCCTGGCCTGGATCAAGTCGCTGACGATCGCCGCCGGGCACGCGAACGTGCTCGGCCACATCGACGCGGTCCTCGGCCTGCTGTCCACCGGCCGTCTCGACCCGCGCCCGCTCGTGACCCACCACATGGCGCTCGACCAGGCGGCCGAGGCGTACGCGCTCTACGACCGCCGCGAGGCGCTGAAGATCGTCCTCACGCCGTAG
- a CDS encoding enoyl-CoA hydratase-related protein, translating to MSAEPSPPVLVEREGHVALARLNRPGARNALSPELMEELATVLETLDRTDGVRAIVVAGDEVAFAAGADIPAMRARSFQETLTHPTARFWPRIAAIGLPLVAAVSGYAFGGGCELALSCDLIVASETAVFSQAEITLGIIPGGGATQRLARVAGKQRAMELVLTGRRFDAAEAHAMGLVNRVAAPGAWLDEALDLARTIAERPPLAVRFAKRAVLGADEGPIGIGLSLERRLYEQSMATEDRVEGMTAFLERREPQWRGR from the coding sequence GTGTCGGCCGAGCCTTCCCCACCCGTCCTGGTCGAGCGCGAGGGCCACGTCGCGCTGGCCCGCCTCAACCGGCCCGGCGCGCGCAACGCCCTGTCGCCCGAGCTCATGGAGGAGTTGGCGACGGTCCTGGAGACGCTCGACCGGACCGACGGGGTGCGCGCGATCGTCGTCGCGGGTGACGAGGTCGCCTTCGCCGCGGGCGCCGACATCCCCGCGATGCGCGCGCGGTCCTTCCAGGAGACCCTGACCCATCCGACGGCGCGCTTCTGGCCGCGGATCGCCGCGATCGGCCTACCGTTGGTCGCCGCGGTGTCCGGCTACGCGTTCGGCGGTGGCTGCGAGCTGGCGCTGTCGTGCGACCTCATCGTCGCCTCCGAGACCGCCGTCTTCTCGCAGGCGGAGATCACGCTCGGGATCATCCCCGGCGGCGGCGCCACCCAGCGCCTCGCGCGCGTCGCCGGCAAGCAGCGCGCGATGGAGCTCGTGCTGACCGGCCGGCGCTTCGACGCGGCGGAGGCCCACGCGATGGGCCTGGTCAACCGGGTCGCCGCGCCCGGCGCGTGGCTCGACGAGGCCCTTGACCTCGCGCGCACGATCGCCGAGCGCCCGCCGCTCGCGGTGCGCTTCGCCAAGCGCGCCGTGCTCGGCGCCGACGAGGGGCCGATCGGCATCGGGCTGTCGCTCGAGCGCCGGCTGTACGAGCAGTCCATGGCCACCGAGGACCGCGTCGAGGGCATGACCGCCTTCCTCGAACGCCGCGAGCCGCAGTGGCGCGGGCGATGA
- a CDS encoding enoyl-CoA hydratase/isomerase family protein gives MGLAELPDWHDIDLSGPLDGVLYDKADAIALITLNRPDRGNSFHAAMGPVLRAIWEDVRADQDVRAVVVTGTGDRHFCTGVDVGVVSGSGGAVAHNRPFEEEVFWSARHNRVWKPVVAAVNGTVAGGGLHFVVDADIIVASENARFIDTHTNIGMVGAIENIGLAKRLPLGTALRMSLQGPDFKLGAERAYQLGLVDELVPKGQALEAAMGIARSIAANSPSATTLTQQAIWGSLDMSYEAALRHGWSLIRLQWSHPDFLEGPRAFADGRAPEWNPDLDAHI, from the coding sequence ATGGGCCTCGCCGAGCTTCCCGACTGGCACGACATCGATCTCTCGGGCCCGCTGGACGGCGTGCTCTACGACAAGGCCGACGCGATCGCGCTGATCACGCTCAACCGGCCGGACCGCGGCAACTCGTTCCACGCCGCGATGGGACCGGTGCTGCGCGCGATCTGGGAGGACGTGCGCGCCGACCAGGACGTCCGCGCGGTCGTGGTCACCGGGACGGGCGACCGGCACTTCTGCACCGGCGTCGACGTCGGCGTCGTGTCGGGCTCCGGCGGCGCGGTCGCGCACAACCGCCCCTTCGAGGAGGAGGTCTTCTGGTCGGCGCGCCACAACCGCGTCTGGAAGCCCGTGGTGGCGGCGGTCAACGGCACCGTGGCCGGGGGCGGCCTGCACTTCGTCGTCGACGCCGACATCATCGTCGCCTCGGAGAACGCCCGGTTCATCGACACGCACACGAACATCGGGATGGTCGGCGCGATCGAGAACATCGGGCTCGCGAAGCGGCTGCCGCTCGGCACGGCGCTGCGCATGAGCCTGCAGGGGCCGGACTTCAAGCTGGGCGCCGAGCGGGCCTACCAGCTCGGCCTGGTCGACGAGCTCGTGCCCAAGGGCCAGGCGCTCGAGGCGGCGATGGGGATCGCCCGGTCGATCGCCGCCAACTCGCCGAGCGCCACCACGCTGACGCAGCAGGCGATCTGGGGATCGCTCGACATGAGCTACGAGGCCGCGCTGCGCCACGGGTGGTCGCTCATCCGGCTGCAATGGTCGCACCCGGACTTCCTCGAGGGCCCGCGGGCCTTCGCCGACGGCCGCGCGCCGGAGTGGAACCCGGACCTGGACGCCCACATTTAG
- a CDS encoding TIGR03619 family F420-dependent LLM class oxidoreductase, which yields MKIYIHSVFLEPTWLVGVARRAEELGYHGFTVSDHLLYPKDLMSRYPYGEEPFPSTSPWPDIWVTVGALAGATTRLRFLSCIYLALARPPVAVAKAVGTAAILSGYRVDFGMAVGWMREEFDHMGQDFATRGRRHDEMVDLVREIWTGDWVEHHGRYYDYEPFRVMPAPDRPIPILGGGDSEVAMRRSVLLDGWLGSRWYAADEAAEQVERMHAYRREAGTDGADFQIFISLDHSPTLEECRRFEDLGVTALWTHPWTPVGEPTKAPEPTLEQVMQGMEDYADRVVSRL from the coding sequence GTGAAGATCTACATCCACTCCGTCTTCCTGGAGCCGACGTGGCTGGTTGGCGTCGCCCGGCGGGCCGAGGAGCTCGGCTACCACGGGTTCACCGTCAGCGACCACCTGCTCTACCCGAAGGACCTCATGTCGCGGTATCCGTACGGGGAGGAGCCGTTTCCCTCGACGTCGCCGTGGCCCGACATCTGGGTGACGGTCGGCGCGCTCGCCGGGGCCACGACGCGGCTGCGCTTCCTCAGCTGCATCTACCTCGCGCTCGCCCGCCCGCCGGTGGCCGTCGCGAAGGCGGTCGGCACCGCGGCGATCCTCTCCGGCTACCGCGTGGACTTCGGGATGGCCGTCGGCTGGATGCGCGAGGAGTTCGACCACATGGGCCAGGACTTCGCCACGCGCGGCCGACGCCACGACGAGATGGTCGATCTCGTGCGCGAGATCTGGACGGGCGACTGGGTCGAACACCACGGCCGCTACTACGACTACGAGCCGTTTCGCGTCATGCCCGCCCCCGACCGGCCGATCCCGATCCTCGGCGGCGGCGACTCGGAGGTCGCGATGCGCCGCTCCGTGCTGCTCGACGGCTGGCTCGGCTCGCGCTGGTATGCGGCGGACGAGGCGGCCGAACAGGTCGAGCGCATGCACGCCTACCGCCGCGAGGCCGGCACCGACGGCGCGGACTTCCAGATCTTCATCTCGCTGGACCACTCACCGACGCTCGAAGAGTGCCGGCGCTTCGAGGATCTCGGCGTGACGGCGCTGTGGACGCACCCGTGGACGCCGGTCGGCGAGCCCACGAAGGCGCCCGAGCCGACGCTCGAGCAGGTCATGCAAGGCATGGAGGACTACGCCGATCGGGTGGTCAGCCGGCTGTGA
- a CDS encoding LLM class flavin-dependent oxidoreductase translates to MKVTLFAMPTVPATNEEREALRPIGRSTERYQVMLDELRTIVRACDDLGYTAFATTEHHFHTEGGEANPNPLLMFAHLAALTKNLMFIPTSIVLTAADPIRTAEDVALFDQMYPGRVGICFARGYQKRWLQVLSQRGNVTSWASEESDRQNRAIFNEHLEVLLKAWTSDAFDYEGEHYQVPYPREGITGWAAPDWTRRFGADGEIDDEGVIRKIGAIPRPFQDPHPQVFLPYNGSPATLENAARRGFVPIITEGRADPFAEACRTYRDVAAESGREFGIGENVGAVRCIALGDTYDEAFEIAVRTAGYEWHNYFELFGGATEAFRIPSDPPGMIRFEDEAECTQRMIDVGHALVGTPDDVREQLGALHRCHGDGELDWLVWTFFAQGTMPREAQMRQLELFATKVWPDFR, encoded by the coding sequence GTGAAGGTCACCCTCTTCGCCATGCCGACCGTGCCCGCGACCAACGAGGAGCGCGAGGCGCTGCGGCCCATCGGGCGCAGCACCGAGCGCTACCAGGTGATGCTCGACGAGCTGCGGACCATCGTGCGTGCGTGCGACGACCTCGGCTACACGGCGTTCGCCACCACCGAGCACCACTTCCACACCGAGGGCGGGGAGGCGAACCCCAACCCACTGCTGATGTTCGCCCACCTCGCGGCGCTCACGAAGAACCTGATGTTCATCCCGACGTCCATCGTGCTCACGGCCGCCGACCCGATCCGCACCGCCGAGGACGTCGCGCTGTTCGACCAGATGTACCCGGGGCGCGTCGGCATCTGCTTCGCCCGCGGCTACCAGAAGCGCTGGCTGCAGGTGCTCAGCCAGCGCGGCAACGTCACGTCGTGGGCCAGCGAGGAGTCCGACCGCCAGAACCGCGCGATCTTCAACGAGCACCTCGAGGTCCTGCTGAAGGCGTGGACGAGCGACGCCTTCGACTATGAGGGCGAGCACTACCAGGTGCCCTATCCGCGGGAGGGCATCACCGGCTGGGCGGCGCCGGACTGGACGCGCCGCTTCGGCGCGGACGGCGAGATCGACGACGAGGGCGTCATCCGCAAGATCGGCGCGATCCCGCGGCCGTTCCAGGACCCGCATCCCCAGGTCTTCCTGCCGTACAACGGCTCGCCGGCCACACTGGAGAACGCGGCGCGGCGCGGGTTCGTCCCGATCATCACGGAGGGCCGTGCCGATCCGTTCGCCGAGGCCTGCCGGACCTACCGCGACGTCGCCGCCGAGTCGGGGCGGGAGTTCGGCATCGGCGAGAACGTCGGCGCCGTCCGCTGCATCGCCCTGGGCGATACCTACGACGAGGCGTTCGAGATCGCGGTCAGGACCGCCGGCTACGAGTGGCACAACTACTTCGAGCTGTTCGGCGGCGCCACCGAGGCGTTCCGGATCCCCTCGGACCCGCCGGGGATGATCCGCTTCGAGGACGAAGCCGAGTGCACGCAGCGCATGATCGACGTCGGTCACGCGCTCGTCGGCACCCCCGACGACGTGCGCGAGCAGCTCGGCGCGCTGCACCGCTGCCACGGCGACGGGGAGCTCGACTGGCTCGTCTGGACGTTCTTCGCCCAGGGGACGATGCCGCGCGAGGCGCAGATGCGCCAGCTCGAGCTCTTCGCGACGAAGGTCTGGCCGGACTTCCGATGA
- a CDS encoding AMP-binding protein: MALTATAPPLPEHLVRRWTAQGLRTEQRPGWVLEHAARRRPDDAAIITADGRHTLGQLRDRADMISWALANGGAGAGDVVTWSLPNGVEAIATAIAIWRIGAISNPVVPIYREHELAFIAGQLRPAAVISATDVRGRAGCEEMDLALAAAGHEPRLRLALGAPAGGGRWAPLPQPDPERPPPALPEDLAPAPAHAPCLVLYTSGTTAQPKGVVHSGCALVHEAFSMQREWGLTYRETMVMASPLPHITGILQGLLVPCLAGARVLLTDRWDPEACVELIEREGGTYMAGATPFLRGVLDAYAARGPGRPQLRQFCCGGAPVSPALIEEAQRAGIVAHRSWGLTELPSATFSRTIDPLRQRAETDGRPGEGIEVEAVDDERAPLPRGAEGELRIRGPERMEGYVDAALNAGAMDDDGWVYTGDVGLVDRDGCVRVTGRLKDIVNRGGEKLSAREIEELLERHDSIREAAVVPVPDERLGETVGAAVVLRPGDVLDLPAILRFLRGLGLASQKLPARVQAVNELPRTPSGKLQKHLVLRQLGEEETRRTGARQ; the protein is encoded by the coding sequence GTGGCGCTGACGGCGACCGCCCCGCCGCTGCCGGAGCACCTGGTGCGGCGCTGGACGGCGCAGGGGCTGCGCACGGAGCAGCGGCCGGGGTGGGTGCTCGAGCACGCGGCCCGCCGGCGCCCCGACGACGCGGCGATCATCACGGCGGACGGCCGCCACACCCTCGGGCAGCTGCGTGACCGGGCGGACATGATCTCGTGGGCCCTGGCGAACGGCGGCGCCGGCGCCGGCGACGTCGTCACGTGGTCGCTGCCCAACGGCGTGGAGGCGATCGCCACCGCCATCGCGATCTGGCGAATCGGCGCCATCAGCAACCCGGTCGTGCCGATCTACCGCGAGCACGAGCTCGCGTTCATCGCCGGTCAGCTGCGGCCCGCGGCGGTCATCTCGGCCACGGACGTCCGCGGTCGCGCGGGGTGTGAGGAGATGGATCTCGCGCTCGCCGCTGCCGGTCACGAGCCCCGCCTGCGCCTCGCGCTCGGCGCGCCCGCCGGCGGCGGCCGCTGGGCCCCGTTGCCGCAGCCCGATCCCGAGCGCCCGCCGCCCGCGCTGCCCGAGGATCTCGCGCCCGCGCCCGCGCACGCGCCGTGTCTCGTGCTCTACACGTCGGGCACGACCGCGCAGCCGAAGGGCGTCGTGCACAGCGGTTGCGCGCTCGTGCACGAGGCGTTCTCGATGCAGCGCGAATGGGGTCTGACCTATCGCGAGACGATGGTCATGGCGTCGCCGCTGCCGCACATCACGGGCATCCTGCAGGGGTTGCTCGTGCCCTGCCTGGCGGGGGCCCGGGTCCTGCTCACCGATCGCTGGGACCCCGAGGCGTGCGTCGAGCTCATCGAGCGCGAGGGCGGGACGTACATGGCGGGGGCCACCCCGTTCCTGCGCGGCGTCCTGGACGCGTACGCGGCCCGCGGACCGGGTCGTCCGCAGCTGCGCCAGTTCTGCTGCGGCGGCGCACCCGTGTCGCCTGCGCTCATCGAGGAGGCGCAGCGCGCGGGCATCGTCGCGCACCGCTCGTGGGGGCTCACCGAGCTGCCCAGCGCGACCTTCTCGCGGACCATCGACCCGCTGCGCCAGCGCGCGGAGACCGACGGGCGCCCGGGCGAGGGCATCGAGGTCGAGGCGGTCGACGACGAGCGCGCGCCGTTGCCCCGGGGCGCTGAGGGCGAGCTGCGGATCCGCGGGCCCGAGCGGATGGAGGGCTACGTCGACGCGGCGCTCAACGCCGGCGCGATGGACGACGACGGGTGGGTCTACACGGGCGACGTCGGGCTCGTCGATCGCGACGGGTGCGTCCGGGTGACCGGGCGGCTCAAGGACATCGTCAACCGCGGCGGCGAGAAGCTCAGCGCGCGGGAGATCGAGGAGCTGCTCGAGCGCCACGACAGCATCCGCGAGGCGGCCGTCGTGCCCGTGCCCGACGAGCGTCTCGGCGAGACCGTCGGCGCCGCCGTCGTGCTGCGCCCCGGCGACGTGCTCGACCTACCCGCCATTCTTCGGTTTCTTCGCGGGCTGGGGTTGGCGAGCCAGAAGCTCCCCGCCAGGGTTCAGGCCGTGAACGAGCTGCCCAGGACGCCCTCGGGAAAGCTGCAGAAGCACTTGGTCCTCCGCCAGCTCGGCGAGGAGGAGACCCGGAGAACTGGCGCGCGACAGTGA